The following are encoded together in the Arcobacter aquimarinus genome:
- a CDS encoding arginyltransferase — translation MHILNQDIEFFEENRSCSYFEENISDIRYKYIYSCSTPQYQELLERGWRRFGRMHFVPECKTCNKCVSIRIDVKNYKFSKSEKRVISKNKDTKLYIRPPSLTTEHLNLYDKYHRFMNEKKDWPYTPIEAEDYIKSYIDATEDYAKEFLYIKDDKLIGVALVDILPKSISAIYCYYDHDYSDLSIGKFSILAQIKIAKELNIPYIYLGYWIKDHFSMGYKEAYTPFETLENRATLNETPIWKNHEL, via the coding sequence ATGCATATTTTGAATCAAGATATTGAATTTTTTGAAGAGAATAGAAGTTGCTCTTATTTTGAAGAAAATATATCAGATATTAGATACAAATATATTTATTCTTGTTCAACTCCACAATATCAGGAGTTATTAGAGAGAGGATGGAGAAGATTTGGAAGAATGCATTTTGTACCTGAGTGTAAAACTTGTAATAAATGTGTTTCAATAAGAATTGATGTAAAAAATTATAAATTTTCAAAATCTGAAAAAAGAGTGATTTCTAAAAATAAAGATACTAAACTTTATATAAGACCTCCGTCTTTAACTACTGAACATTTAAATTTATATGATAAATATCATAGATTTATGAATGAAAAAAAAGATTGGCCTTATACACCAATAGAAGCAGAAGATTATATAAAATCTTATATTGATGCAACCGAAGATTATGCAAAAGAATTTTTATATATAAAAGATGATAAATTAATTGGAGTTGCGTTGGTTGATATTTTACCAAAGTCAATTTCTGCAATTTATTGTTATTATGATCATGATTATTCTGATTTATCAATTGGAAAGTTTTCTATTTTAGCTCAAATAAAAATAGCTAAGGAGTTAAATATTCCTTATATTTATTTGGGATATTGGATAAAAGACCATTTTTCAATGGGTTATAAAGAAGCTTATACTCCTTTTGAAACTCTGGAAAATAGAGCTACTCTAAACGAAACACCAATATGGAAAAATCATGAACTATAA
- a CDS encoding flavodoxin: MSTAIFFASSTGNSEEIANKIATNLGEIEVFDLAGTKVDKINDYDKIILGGSTWGDGELNDDWEDAWGDFCKLDLSNKTIALFGLGDQESYSDEFCSAIGIIYEHISQTNAKIIGFTSTDGYYHDGSKAQIEDKFVGLIIDEDNQSDLTEERIKNWVNEIKEEIL; the protein is encoded by the coding sequence ATGTCAACAGCTATATTTTTTGCAAGTAGCACAGGAAATTCTGAAGAGATTGCAAATAAAATTGCAACAAATCTTGGAGAAATTGAAGTATTTGATTTAGCAGGTACAAAAGTAGATAAAATAAATGATTATGACAAAATAATTCTTGGAGGTTCTACTTGGGGAGATGGTGAATTAAATGATGATTGGGAAGATGCATGGGGTGATTTTTGTAAATTAGATTTATCAAATAAAACTATTGCTTTATTTGGTCTAGGTGATCAAGAAAGTTATAGTGATGAATTTTGTAGTGCTATAGGAATTATCTATGAACATATAAGTCAAACTAATGCAAAAATTATAGGATTTACATCAACTGATGGTTACTATCATGATGGTTCAAAAGCTCAAATTGAAGATAAATTTGTTGGTTTAATAATAGATGAAGATAATCAAAGTGATTTAACAGAAGAGAGAATAAAAAACTGGGTAAATGAAATAAAAGAAGAAATTTTATAG
- a CDS encoding phosphomannomutase/phosphoglucomutase, giving the protein MINKTIFRQYDIRGIVDEDLTFENSKLIGYFLGLTIKEKIKTTPYIIVGYDIRTHSNMLFEALISGLNFSNCKILNIELVATGVNYFASYQEFKINKEIIKPNASVMITGSHNAKKYNGFKITINNEPFFGDELLALYETISKNQNIKIPLNLDFIKIDAKKLYIDYIVNQFSHLKNFNIPFAIDCGNGVANTVLCEILDKLNLNYKGLHLTPDGEFPNHHPDPTNEKNLEDIKALLKDECNLGFAYDGDADRIAVLTQKYNIKGDMLALLFSKTMKNPVIIGEVTYSQNIFDELNTESKTIMNKTGYSNLRLKLKELNADLAAEVSGHIFFNDRYYGFDDAIYATFRVLELLYKGINLDFELDKLPKVYTSKNIEIKVNENIKFLIIKKIEEKLTKTQRGFPIIKDILKIDGLRINFEYGWALIRASNTSALIMTKYEATTYATAMSYKNAVENILNEVINEINSTTN; this is encoded by the coding sequence ATGATAAATAAAACAATTTTTAGACAATACGATATTAGAGGTATTGTAGATGAAGATTTAACTTTTGAAAATTCAAAACTTATTGGCTATTTTTTAGGTTTAACAATAAAAGAAAAAATCAAAACAACTCCATATATAATTGTAGGTTATGATATAAGAACTCATTCAAATATGTTATTTGAAGCTTTGATTTCAGGATTAAATTTTTCAAATTGTAAAATTTTAAATATAGAACTTGTAGCAACAGGTGTAAATTATTTTGCCTCTTATCAAGAATTTAAAATAAACAAAGAGATTATAAAACCCAATGCTTCTGTTATGATAACAGGAAGCCACAACGCAAAAAAATATAATGGATTTAAAATCACCATAAATAATGAGCCATTTTTTGGAGATGAACTTTTAGCTTTATATGAAACAATTAGCAAAAATCAAAATATAAAGATTCCACTAAATTTAGATTTTATAAAAATTGATGCAAAAAAATTATACATAGATTATATAGTAAATCAATTTTCTCACTTAAAAAACTTTAATATTCCTTTTGCAATTGATTGTGGAAATGGTGTTGCAAATACAGTTTTATGTGAAATATTAGATAAATTAAATCTAAATTATAAAGGTTTACATCTAACTCCTGATGGAGAGTTTCCAAATCATCATCCAGACCCAACAAATGAAAAAAATCTTGAAGATATAAAAGCCTTATTAAAAGATGAGTGTAATTTAGGTTTTGCTTATGATGGTGATGCTGATAGAATTGCTGTTTTAACTCAAAAATATAATATCAAAGGCGATATGTTAGCCCTACTTTTTTCAAAAACTATGAAAAATCCAGTAATTATTGGAGAAGTTACCTATTCCCAAAATATTTTTGATGAATTGAATACTGAGTCAAAAACAATTATGAATAAAACTGGTTATTCAAACTTAAGACTTAAACTAAAAGAGTTAAATGCTGATTTAGCTGCTGAAGTTTCGGGACATATTTTTTTTAATGATAGATATTATGGTTTTGATGATGCAATTTATGCAACTTTTAGAGTATTAGAGCTTTTATATAAAGGGATAAATTTAGATTTTGAGTTAGATAAACTTCCAAAAGTTTACACAAGTAAAAATATAGAAATAAAAGTAAATGAAAATATCAAATTCTTAATAATAAAAAAAATAGAAGAAAAATTAACTAAAACCCAAAGAGGTTTTCCAATTATAAAAGATATTTTAAAAATCGATGGTCTTAGAATAAATTTTGAATATGGCTGGGCATTAATTCGTGCATCAAATACAAGTGCACTAATTATGACAAAATATGAAGCCACAACTTACGCAACAGCCATGAGTTATAAAAATGCAGTTGAGAATATTTTAAATGAGGTAATAAATGAAATTAATAGCACTACAAACTAA
- a CDS encoding response regulator transcription factor: MLKNRYKNIKILYVEDDEIARENGVEYLQNFFEQIYEASDAIIALQLYEKYQPDIIITDIQMPKLNGLEFVKRIRQKDKKTQIIIITAFCDKDYLLKAIELGLVKYLVKPVKEKEFEEALFLCVNSLKEDNSNIVKLDIDSYFDTFNKNLLIKNEIVKLRTKEILFLELLLKNKNRYVSYEEIENYVWADSVMTKDALKTLVKNLKTKIPKDLILNLTNSGYKIDV; the protein is encoded by the coding sequence ATGTTAAAAAATAGATATAAAAATATAAAAATTTTGTATGTTGAAGATGATGAAATAGCTAGAGAAAATGGTGTTGAATATTTGCAAAATTTTTTTGAGCAAATTTATGAAGCAAGTGATGCTATTATTGCTTTACAATTATATGAAAAATATCAACCAGATATTATAATTACAGATATTCAAATGCCAAAATTAAATGGTTTAGAATTTGTAAAAAGAATAAGACAAAAAGATAAAAAAACTCAAATCATAATAATCACAGCTTTTTGTGATAAAGATTATTTATTAAAAGCAATTGAACTTGGGCTTGTAAAATATCTTGTAAAACCTGTAAAGGAAAAAGAGTTTGAAGAGGCTTTGTTTTTATGTGTAAATTCTTTAAAAGAAGATAATTCAAATATTGTAAAACTAGATATTGATTCATATTTTGATACTTTTAATAAAAATCTACTAATAAAAAATGAAATAGTAAAATTGAGAACTAAAGAGATTCTGTTTTTAGAGTTATTATTAAAAAATAAAAATAGATATGTAAGTTATGAAGAGATTGAAAACTATGTTTGGGCTGATTCTGTTATGACAAAAGATGCTTTAAAAACTTTAGTTAAAAATTTAAAAACTAAAATACCAAAAGATTTAATTTTAAATCTTACAAATAGTGGTTATAAAATAGATGTCTGA
- a CDS encoding carbon-nitrogen hydrolase family protein: MKLIALQTKTTQNFQENLNHLKDLINSCEKDSLILAPELSLSEFSYDRMQEASDFSIKAIEELKALSKDKIIALTFITKKDDKFFNTLYMFHNLQIIHTQSKVKLFPLGNELEHFSCGNEQDIKIIEINGLKIATLICFELRFPQLWEKVKGADIILNPAMWGLKRKEHYESISKALALVNQCFVIASNCANDNMAKGSAIISPFGNTTKDDSKEIIEALFDKDEIKKVRTYIDIGLNKID; the protein is encoded by the coding sequence ATGAAATTAATAGCACTACAAACTAAAACAACACAAAATTTTCAAGAAAATTTAAATCATTTAAAAGATTTAATAAATTCATGTGAAAAAGATTCTCTCATACTCGCACCAGAACTAAGTCTAAGTGAATTTTCCTATGATAGAATGCAAGAAGCTTCAGATTTTTCCATAAAAGCCATAGAAGAGCTAAAAGCCTTAAGTAAAGACAAAATTATAGCTTTAACCTTTATTACAAAAAAAGATGATAAATTTTTTAACACTTTATATATGTTTCATAACTTACAAATCATTCACACTCAATCAAAAGTGAAACTATTTCCACTTGGAAATGAACTTGAACATTTTAGCTGCGGAAATGAACAAGATATAAAAATCATAGAAATAAATGGATTAAAAATTGCTACTTTAATATGTTTTGAACTGAGATTTCCTCAACTTTGGGAAAAAGTAAAAGGTGCAGATATTATTTTAAATCCTGCAATGTGGGGATTAAAAAGGAAAGAACATTATGAATCAATCTCAAAAGCTTTAGCTTTAGTAAATCAATGTTTTGTAATAGCAAGCAATTGTGCAAATGATAATATGGCTAAAGGAAGTGCAATAATAAGTCCATTTGGAAATACAACAAAAGATGATTCAAAAGAGATAATTGAAGCTTTATTTGATAAGGATGAGATAAAAAAAGTTAGAACTTATATAGATATTGGATTGAATAAAATAGATTAA
- a CDS encoding DUF2325 domain-containing protein translates to MSILIIGGDQISQISSMLTQLGAKNINHWDARKKSSAPKKKVPQDTDCIVMLTSFLNHNTMLKYKNEAKKKNIPFICAKRSINCVYDEYIKIMGIKDCKECYANCDKELKC, encoded by the coding sequence ATGAGTATATTAATAATAGGTGGAGACCAAATATCACAAATCTCTTCAATGCTTACACAATTAGGTGCAAAAAACATAAATCACTGGGATGCAAGAAAAAAATCATCAGCACCAAAAAAGAAAGTTCCTCAAGATACAGATTGTATTGTAATGTTAACTTCTTTTTTAAATCATAATACTATGCTTAAATATAAAAATGAAGCAAAAAAGAAAAATATTCCATTTATTTGTGCTAAAAGATCAATAAATTGTGTATATGATGAATATATAAAAATTATGGGAATTAAAGATTGTAAAGAGTGTTATGCAAATTGTGATAAGGAATTAAAATGTTAG
- a CDS encoding methylated-DNA--[protein]-cysteine S-methyltransferase, with protein MREYKTQTKETIITTTFSTPLGEMFAAASKKGIVILTFFTPFNIEAKIQTLKTTLESDIVPGNCEFFDTLKIQLQEYFEKKRITFEIPLQLVGSSFQVKCWKELLNIPYGKTVSAKELAIKMNDIKIEKAIFNASSQNMIEILVPSHRVLINDELKTKIEGIEKKEFLIKLEKNDK; from the coding sequence ATGAGAGAATACAAAACACAAACAAAAGAGACAATAATTACTACAACATTTTCTACACCTTTAGGAGAAATGTTCGCTGCTGCTTCAAAAAAAGGTATTGTAATACTAACTTTTTTTACACCTTTTAATATAGAAGCAAAAATTCAAACTTTAAAAACTACACTTGAATCAGATATAGTTCCTGGAAATTGTGAGTTTTTTGATACTTTAAAAATACAATTACAAGAGTATTTTGAGAAAAAAAGAATAACATTTGAAATTCCTTTACAATTAGTTGGTTCATCTTTTCAAGTAAAATGTTGGAAAGAGTTATTAAATATTCCTTATGGGAAAACTGTTTCAGCTAAAGAATTAGCTATCAAAATGAATGATATAAAAATAGAGAAAGCTATATTTAATGCATCTTCTCAAAATATGATAGAGATTTTAGTTCCTTCCCATAGAGTCTTAATAAATGATGAGTTAAAAACAAAAATAGAGGGAATAGAAAAAAAAGAGTTTTTAATAAAGCTAGAAAAAAATGATAAATAA
- a CDS encoding Fur family transcriptional regulator, translated as MLNENNTNEEIIDELKKIVKQKGLKYTEQREIVLSILLHAKEHLTAEEVYNQIKKDCPDSNIGIATVYRALSFLEEVDLITSITFGTDGKKYESNAKSHHDHLICTNCGKIVEFIDDEIEKRQDKIAKKNKFKISSHSMQLYGTCENCQEA; from the coding sequence ATGTTAAACGAAAATAACACTAATGAAGAAATAATTGATGAATTAAAAAAAATAGTAAAACAAAAAGGTCTTAAATACACTGAACAAAGAGAGATCGTTTTAAGTATTTTACTACATGCAAAAGAGCATTTGACAGCTGAAGAAGTTTATAATCAAATAAAAAAAGATTGTCCAGATTCAAATATTGGAATAGCAACTGTATATCGAGCACTTAGTTTTTTAGAAGAAGTTGATTTGATTACTTCTATTACGTTTGGAACAGATGGAAAAAAATATGAGAGTAATGCAAAATCTCATCATGATCATTTAATTTGCACAAATTGTGGAAAAATTGTTGAATTTATTGATGATGAAATAGAAAAAAGACAAGATAAAATAGCTAAAAAAAATAAATTTAAAATATCAAGTCACTCAATGCAACTTTATGGAACTTGCGAAAATTGTCAAGAAGCTTAG
- the trpA gene encoding tryptophan synthase subunit alpha, whose amino-acid sequence MKKLVGYITASLPNNNFTVDLAYSMKEAGVDMLELGIPFSDPVADGPVIEKANLIALNNGFKLKDLFEISSKIAKDIDTLWMGYMNPFYHFGIEKFLQKADEFGISGTVIPDLPYEMAQNFEVLFKKYNKSNICFVAPTDSEERIKQIATNAQKFIYMVAYTGITGNGQKEDLSQIIQNVRKYSNTPLYIGFGVDEKTCKEKIIGVDGVIVGSAFVKHIIDDSLSSNEKIKKISSIVKEIKEKINE is encoded by the coding sequence TTGAAAAAATTAGTAGGTTATATTACAGCATCTCTTCCAAATAATAATTTTACAGTGGATTTAGCATATAGTATGAAAGAAGCAGGTGTTGATATGTTGGAACTTGGAATTCCTTTTTCAGACCCTGTTGCAGATGGTCCTGTTATTGAAAAAGCAAATTTAATAGCGTTAAATAATGGATTTAAATTAAAAGATTTATTTGAAATTTCTTCAAAAATTGCTAAAGATATTGATACTTTATGGATGGGATATATGAATCCTTTTTATCATTTTGGAATTGAAAAATTTTTACAAAAAGCAGATGAATTTGGAATAAGTGGAACAGTTATTCCTGATTTACCTTATGAAATGGCTCAGAATTTTGAAGTATTATTTAAAAAATATAATAAATCAAATATTTGTTTTGTTGCTCCCACTGATAGTGAAGAGAGAATTAAACAAATTGCTACAAATGCTCAAAAGTTTATTTATATGGTTGCTTATACTGGAATTACTGGAAATGGGCAAAAAGAAGATTTATCTCAAATTATACAAAATGTGAGAAAATATTCTAATACACCACTTTATATAGGCTTTGGAGTTGATGAGAAAACTTGTAAGGAAAAAATTATAGGTGTAGATGGAGTTATTGTTGGAAGTGCATTTGTTAAACATATAATTGACGATAGTTTATCAAGTAATGAAAAAATTAAAAAAATCTCAAGTATTGTAAAAGAGATAAAAGAAAAAATAAACGAATAG
- a CDS encoding sensor histidine kinase, translating to MSEINLILFYGITFGILIMTIVYTFIRYVYSKEIFYISYCFMQIFSLLYIVSYSKLFKISFFVQELCLVIASLSAVLFAITYYEGNFLPKIKNYKELIINTLLLNVVILTAFYHYVLFEYLPYTIVYAILFISLIFNLKQGFKPTLIYVIGWSIFCILLFVFDFKNFYNQREYFDLVLLVFAIEAMLFTISIAYKYNDLKIQNKNFEKLILQQSKFVKSGEMIANITHQFRQPLNNISYILMNLKKRFENKNLDESYFDKKVNQANEQLNFLSKTIDDFKEFYKISKEKEIFSVKDAILNATTILSADLKTYNIELEINFETFEEIKIFGIKSELSQVLISIISNSIDVLKSNKNPKIKIEISSSSAEVIIKLVDNGGGIKTKNLKKIFEPYFSTKEEGSGIGLYLSKMIIEESFCGRILVENKKEGVLFSLFIEKAL from the coding sequence ATGTCTGAAATAAATTTAATTTTATTTTATGGTATTACTTTTGGAATATTGATTATGACAATAGTTTATACTTTCATTAGATATGTTTATTCAAAAGAGATATTTTATATAAGTTACTGTTTTATGCAGATTTTTTCTTTACTTTATATAGTTTCTTATAGTAAGTTATTTAAGATTAGTTTTTTTGTTCAAGAGCTTTGCTTAGTGATTGCTAGTTTGAGCGCAGTTTTATTTGCTATAACTTATTATGAGGGAAACTTCTTACCAAAAATTAAAAATTATAAAGAATTGATTATTAATACTTTATTGTTAAATGTGGTTATTTTAACAGCTTTTTATCATTATGTTTTATTTGAATATTTGCCTTATACGATAGTTTATGCAATTTTATTTATCTCTTTGATTTTTAATCTAAAACAAGGTTTTAAACCAACACTTATTTATGTTATTGGTTGGTCTATTTTTTGTATTTTACTTTTTGTTTTTGATTTTAAAAATTTTTATAATCAAAGGGAATATTTTGATTTAGTTTTATTAGTTTTTGCTATTGAAGCAATGCTTTTTACAATTTCGATAGCTTATAAATATAATGATTTAAAAATACAAAATAAAAATTTTGAGAAGTTAATTTTACAGCAATCAAAGTTTGTAAAATCAGGTGAAATGATAGCAAATATAACCCACCAATTTAGACAGCCTTTAAATAATATTTCATATATTTTAATGAACTTAAAAAAAAGATTTGAAAATAAAAATTTAGATGAAAGCTATTTCGATAAAAAGGTAAATCAAGCAAATGAGCAATTAAATTTTTTGTCAAAAACAATAGATGATTTTAAAGAATTTTATAAAATTTCAAAAGAGAAAGAGATTTTTAGCGTAAAGGATGCAATTTTAAATGCAACAACTATTTTGAGTGCTGATTTAAAAACTTATAATATAGAGTTAGAAATAAATTTTGAAACATTTGAAGAGATTAAAATATTTGGAATAAAAAGTGAACTTTCTCAAGTTTTAATATCAATAATTTCAAATTCAATAGATGTTTTAAAAAGTAACAAAAATCCAAAAATAAAAATAGAAATTTCTTCTTCTAGTGCTGAGGTAATAATAAAATTAGTTGACAATGGAGGAGGAATAAAAACTAAAAATTTAAAAAAGATTTTTGAACCATATTTTTCTACAAAAGAAGAGGGAAGTGGAATAGGACTTTACTTATCAAAAATGATTATAGAAGAGAGTTTTTGTGGGAGAATTTTGGTGGAAAATAAAAAAGAGGGAGTTTTATTTTCCCTCTTTATTGAAAAGGCTCTTTAG
- the feoB gene encoding ferrous iron transport protein B, which translates to MKNKIIKIALVGQPNVGKSMLINSLSNAKLKVGNFSGVTVTKEEVFLEYKNYTIQIIDLPGAYSLNNYTLEEKVTKEFLNNSSYDIILNVLDSTNLQRNLLLTSELLALDKKMIIALNMWDEAQKESISIDEIQLSKILGKPCIKTSAAKKIGINKLLDEIISKYENEKLPSKLFFSDVIEEEIEKICKLLKDCNYKTEDSFRQIAIKLLKEDKQIYKLFHDEPIWIKLQSLLNESFNHLYIHFETKNIEDIFNDEKFAFAKGAFVETVKQKNIDKKTLTERFDDILIHKFFGLPIFLFLMWSLFQLTFEIGNIPMDLIDTFFANIINNTKEILGENQLASIIGDGIIAGVGSVILFLPNIVILFFGIALLETTGYMSRVAFLLDGFFHKFGLHGKSFIPLVTGFGCSVPAYMAARTLKNEKDRLLTLFIIGFMSCGARLPIYVLFVGAFFSEQNAGNILFLIYISGAILGLFAAKILKIIVFKSEDEPFVMEMPKYRIPSFKLIWHTVSNQAMMYLKKAGTYILAASLLIWFASNYPKHLEIEEIYNQKIELAINKEEKIKLQNELSLYNLENSYLGYIGKFTEPLFIPLGFDWKMSVALETGLAAKEIVVSTLSILYGLGENNDESSNSLIEKIKNNIPFASAISFIVFVMIYLPCLAASMVFVKEAGSWKYLVYLFIFTTSTAWILSFIAYNVTKFVMS; encoded by the coding sequence ATGAAAAATAAAATAATAAAAATTGCACTAGTTGGACAACCAAATGTTGGTAAATCAATGCTTATTAATTCACTTTCAAATGCAAAATTAAAAGTTGGTAATTTTTCAGGTGTTACTGTAACAAAAGAAGAGGTTTTTTTAGAATATAAAAACTATACCATCCAAATTATTGATTTACCAGGAGCTTACTCTTTAAACAACTATACATTAGAAGAGAAAGTTACTAAAGAGTTTTTAAATAACTCATCTTATGATATTATCTTAAATGTTTTAGATTCCACAAACTTACAAAGAAATCTTTTATTAACTTCAGAACTATTAGCCTTAGATAAAAAAATGATAATAGCTTTAAATATGTGGGATGAAGCACAAAAAGAATCAATATCAATAGATGAAATACAACTAAGCAAAATTCTTGGTAAACCTTGTATTAAAACAAGTGCCGCAAAGAAAATTGGAATAAATAAACTTTTAGATGAAATAATATCAAAATATGAAAATGAAAAACTTCCATCAAAACTATTTTTTTCAGATGTAATAGAAGAAGAGATAGAAAAGATTTGTAAATTGCTAAAAGATTGCAATTATAAAACAGAAGACAGTTTCAGGCAAATTGCTATAAAACTTCTAAAAGAAGATAAGCAAATCTATAAATTATTCCATGATGAACCAATTTGGATAAAATTACAAAGCTTATTAAATGAATCTTTTAATCATTTATATATTCATTTTGAAACAAAAAATATAGAAGATATTTTTAATGATGAAAAATTTGCATTTGCAAAAGGTGCATTTGTTGAAACTGTTAAACAAAAAAATATTGATAAAAAAACTTTAACTGAAAGATTTGATGATATCTTAATTCACAAATTTTTTGGTCTTCCTATATTTTTATTTTTAATGTGGAGTTTATTTCAATTAACTTTTGAAATAGGAAATATTCCTATGGATTTAATAGATACTTTTTTTGCAAATATTATTAATAACACAAAAGAAATTTTAGGAGAAAATCAACTTGCTTCTATTATTGGAGATGGGATAATAGCTGGTGTTGGTTCTGTTATCTTATTTTTACCAAATATTGTAATTTTGTTTTTTGGAATTGCACTACTTGAAACAACTGGATATATGAGTAGAGTTGCTTTTTTATTAGATGGTTTTTTTCATAAATTTGGACTTCATGGAAAATCTTTTATTCCATTAGTTACAGGATTTGGATGTTCAGTTCCTGCATATATGGCTGCTCGAACACTTAAAAATGAAAAAGATAGATTATTAACTCTATTTATTATAGGTTTTATGTCTTGTGGAGCTAGACTTCCTATTTATGTACTTTTTGTAGGAGCATTTTTTAGCGAACAAAATGCGGGAAATATACTCTTTTTGATATATATAAGTGGTGCAATTTTAGGTCTATTTGCGGCAAAAATACTTAAAATTATTGTATTTAAAAGTGAAGATGAACCATTTGTTATGGAGATGCCAAAATATAGAATTCCATCATTTAAACTCATTTGGCACACTGTTTCAAATCAAGCTATGATGTATTTAAAAAAAGCGGGAACTTATATACTTGCAGCATCTTTACTTATTTGGTTTGCAAGTAACTATCCAAAACATCTTGAAATTGAAGAAATTTATAATCAAAAAATAGAGCTAGCAATAAATAAAGAAGAAAAAATAAAACTACAAAATGAATTGAGTTTATATAATCTTGAAAATTCTTATTTAGGATATATAGGAAAATTCACTGAACCTTTATTTATTCCATTAGGATTTGATTGGAAAATGTCTGTAGCGCTTGAAACAGGACTTGCTGCAAAAGAGATAGTTGTTTCTACTTTATCAATTCTTTATGGATTAGGAGAAAACAACGATGAATCATCAAATAGTCTAATAGAAAAGATAAAAAATAATATTCCCTTTGCATCTGCTATTTCATTTATAGTATTTGTTATGATTTATTTACCTTGTTTGGCTGCATCTATGGTATTTGTAAAAGAAGCTGGCAGTTGGAAATATTTAGTTTATCTATTTATTTTTACCACATCAACTGCGTGGATTTTGTCTTTTATTGCCTATAATGTAACAAAATTCGTAATGAGTTAA
- a CDS encoding FeoA family protein produces the protein MTLDKLKLNEEAIISSINCDDILRNRLYSFGIIKGSILKVVAFTLTKSTIEIKVNQTKVALRLSEASKIEVKYEK, from the coding sequence ATGACTTTAGATAAATTAAAACTAAATGAAGAAGCAATAATTAGCTCAATAAATTGTGATGATATACTTAGAAATAGACTTTATTCATTTGGAATAATAAAAGGTTCAATTTTAAAAGTAGTTGCTTTTACTCTTACAAAAAGTACCATTGAAATAAAAGTAAATCAAACAAAAGTAGCATTAAGATTAAGTGAAGCCAGTAAAATAGAAGTAAAATATGAAAAATAA
- a CDS encoding transglycosylase SLT domain-containing protein — translation MRLRNILLILLFISNVFASDFDIKNLTQQEIETLKEIKREGQAHGLSYSLMAIAIKESGLGKYMINVDSKDFGLYQANIKTVISRHNAKDTSWNRNLFATKLISDFQFATKNAIDELVYWQKIHKNDWTKVWSSYNGGWKYNSKEAKEYSKQIAAIIRELKKIEV, via the coding sequence TTGAGATTAAGAAATATTTTACTTATTCTACTATTTATTTCTAATGTTTTTGCATCAGATTTTGATATTAAAAACTTAACACAACAAGAGATAGAAACCCTAAAAGAGATAAAAAGAGAAGGTCAAGCACATGGACTTAGTTACTCATTAATGGCTATAGCAATAAAAGAGTCAGGTCTTGGAAAATATATGATAAATGTAGATTCAAAAGACTTTGGTTTATATCAAGCAAATATTAAAACAGTAATTAGCCGACATAATGCAAAAGACACTTCTTGGAATAGAAACTTATTTGCTACAAAATTAATTTCAGATTTTCAGTTTGCTACAAAAAATGCAATTGATGAATTAGTTTATTGGCAAAAAATTCACAAAAATGACTGGACAAAAGTTTGGAGCAGTTACAATGGTGGATGGAAATATAATTCTAAAGAAGCAAAAGAGTATTCAAAACAAATAGCTGCGATTATCAGAGAACTTAAAAAAATCGAAGTATAA